In Mytilus edulis chromosome 6, xbMytEdul2.2, whole genome shotgun sequence, the following proteins share a genomic window:
- the LOC139528339 gene encoding beta-1,3-galactosyltransferase brn-like has translation MTSISYRNKLNKSKRTITQVVFIITFVLICLHTNQQPAEQQRCYDFHYNYPLNNVKDILNELKNNGTTTSQPINHIYNQYNTIYNVKCASYTELIILIKSYIGHFDQRQAIRSTWGKCHGENVRVVFLLGYSVELNEHTRNEYDKYKDIVQGSFNDEYKNNIYKTLMAYDWVISNCSNSQFVFFVDDDYFVTIPNLLQFARENKMHGKDVMFGHKQCNPQNPVRSKSSKYRKWYISEEEYQPPILPPFLSGGSVLTHITVVRKLRIAFPYMKPIFLDDVYVSLVAQKLGIKILHDERFVNSNLRRMDFNFIISCHSYNSTEYLYEAWLQFKAVNNLHCNQ, from the coding sequence ATGACTTCTATATCATACAGAAACAAACTAAACAAGAGCAAAAGAACTATTACCCAAGTTGTTTTCATCATTACATTTGTACTGATTTGTTTACATACGAATCAGCAACCAGCTGAACAGCAGCGTTGTTATGACTTTCATTATAATTATCCTCTGAACAATGTGAAAGATATTCTAAATGAGCTAAAGAATAACGGTACGACCACTAGTCAACCAATAAATCATATTTACAACCAATATAACACAATATACAATGTGAAATGTGCATCTTATACCGAATTGATAATACTGATTAAGTCTTACATTGGACATTTTGACCAAAGACAAGCGATTCGCTCTACATGGGGAAAATGTCATGGTGAAAATGTAAGAGTTGTCTTCCTTCTCGGATATTCTGTCGAGTTAAATGAACATACAAGGAACGAATATGATAAATACAAGGATATAGTCCAAGGTTCATTTAATGACGAATacaagaataatatatataaaacattgatGGCATATGACTGGGTTATATCAAATTGCTCAAATAgtcagtttgtcttttttgttgacGACGATTATTTTGTAACCATACCAAACCTCTTACAATTCGCCCGTGAAAACAAAATGCACGGCAAAGATGTAATGTTTGGACATAAGCAGTGTAATCCCCAAAATCCCGTGAGATCAAAATCATCAAAGTATAGAAAATGGTACATATCAGAGGAAGAATATCAGCCACCTATTTTACCGCCGTTTCTTTCAGGTGGATCTGTTCTTACGCACATAACTGTAGTACGCAAATTGAGAATAGCATTTCCTTATATGAAACCGATATTTCTTGACGATGTGTATGTGTCATTAGTTGCACAGAAATTAGGTATAAAGATATTACACGATGAAAGATTCGTCAATTCTAATTTAAGGagaatggacttcaactttataatATCATGTCACAGTTATAATAGTACAGAATATTTATACGAAGCGTGGTTGCAATTCAAAGCAGTAAACAATTTGCATTGTAACCAGTAA